One window of Stenotrophomonas indicatrix genomic DNA carries:
- a CDS encoding class I SAM-dependent rRNA methyltransferase, translated as MNTPLPVIRLKNAWRSSHPWIFQKLVEKPTVRPKPGSLVDVVGVDGEFIGRGFYNGHSRIAVRILETDPQIPVDAGWFSRKIAQAVSLRREVLKLDAVSDAWRVVHSEGDGLSGLVVDRYNDLVVVEFFAAGMFRHREWIYDALREQFPGCRFHSFADEHVQKQESFDFHGNTTTEASVITEYGIKFRADPAGAHKTGFFADQRENREWLSQQVEGKSVLDLCCNTGGFAVYAAARGASEVVGIDIDEDVIQIAKGNSRLNNVRPKFVQSDIFPWLRDAANRGEKYDVVILDPAKMTRDREQVITALKKYLDMNKLALGVVKPGGLFATFSCTGLVAEDQFLDMLRRAAYFSGRTIQILKVAGAGPDHPFMAHVQESRYLKAVFCRVVD; from the coding sequence ATGAATACCCCCCTTCCCGTTATCCGCCTCAAGAACGCGTGGCGCTCCAGCCACCCGTGGATCTTCCAGAAACTGGTCGAGAAGCCGACCGTCCGGCCCAAGCCCGGCTCCCTCGTCGACGTCGTCGGCGTGGATGGCGAGTTCATCGGCCGTGGTTTCTACAACGGGCATTCGCGTATTGCCGTGCGCATCCTCGAAACCGACCCGCAGATCCCGGTGGATGCCGGCTGGTTCTCGCGCAAGATCGCCCAAGCGGTGTCGCTGCGTCGCGAGGTGCTGAAGCTTGATGCGGTGTCCGACGCCTGGCGTGTGGTGCACAGCGAAGGCGATGGCCTCTCCGGCCTGGTGGTGGACCGTTACAACGATCTGGTGGTGGTGGAGTTCTTCGCCGCCGGCATGTTCCGTCACCGCGAGTGGATCTACGACGCGTTGCGCGAACAGTTCCCGGGTTGCCGCTTCCACAGCTTCGCCGACGAGCACGTGCAGAAGCAGGAAAGCTTCGACTTCCACGGCAACACCACCACCGAAGCGTCGGTGATCACCGAGTACGGCATCAAGTTCCGCGCCGACCCGGCCGGTGCGCACAAGACCGGTTTCTTCGCCGACCAGCGCGAGAACCGTGAGTGGCTGAGCCAGCAGGTGGAAGGCAAGAGCGTGCTCGACCTGTGCTGCAACACCGGCGGTTTCGCCGTGTATGCGGCCGCGCGCGGGGCATCTGAAGTGGTCGGCATCGATATTGATGAAGACGTCATCCAGATCGCCAAGGGCAATTCGCGTCTGAACAACGTGCGCCCGAAGTTCGTCCAGTCCGACATCTTCCCGTGGCTGCGTGATGCGGCCAACCGCGGCGAGAAGTACGACGTGGTGATCCTGGACCCGGCGAAGATGACCCGCGATCGCGAGCAGGTGATTACCGCGCTGAAGAAGTACCTGGACATGAACAAGCTGGCGCTGGGCGTGGTCAAGCCCGGTGGCCTGTTCGCCACGTTCTCCTGCACCGGCCTCGTGGCCGAGGACCAGTTCCTGGACATGCTGCGTCGTGCGGCGTACTTCTCCGGCCGTACCATCCAGATCCTGAAGGTGGCCGGCGCCGGCCCGGACCATCCGTTCATGGCCCACGTGCAGGAATCGCGTTACCTGAAGGCCGTGTTCTGCCGCGTGGTGGACTGA
- a CDS encoding protein klaA: MSNSQPPALPVQGQAPVPASVVTVEQLKRDVLPTLFAGRTDIGRYGPADLASASAEPAWQDGSANALAQALAELVSRLSEHDPNALLQRAGWWKRFTGADIEERLRRRIAMGSNGDVLARIEREAIAVRASVDRLDAQLLEHDVQGVRLQVYIDAGVQFLQELPAAVDNDDDAPVLDRPVERLQRRVANLTALLASHSMSRMQVQLARSHAIDLLDRYSETVQILLPIWRQTIQALHNSDNASPQMIASAAQAQDQLKQALQQLLRTSAVPA, from the coding sequence ATGTCGAACTCCCAGCCTCCCGCGCTGCCCGTGCAGGGCCAGGCGCCCGTCCCCGCCAGCGTGGTCACCGTCGAGCAGCTCAAGCGTGATGTGCTGCCAACATTGTTTGCCGGGCGCACCGACATCGGCCGCTATGGCCCGGCCGACCTGGCCAGCGCCAGCGCCGAGCCGGCCTGGCAGGATGGCAGCGCCAACGCACTGGCCCAGGCGCTTGCCGAGCTGGTCAGCCGGCTGTCCGAACATGATCCCAATGCGCTGCTGCAGCGCGCGGGATGGTGGAAGCGGTTCACCGGTGCCGATATCGAAGAACGCCTGCGCCGTCGCATTGCCATGGGCAGCAACGGCGATGTTCTGGCCAGGATCGAGCGCGAGGCCATCGCCGTGCGTGCCAGCGTCGATCGACTGGATGCGCAGCTGCTCGAGCATGACGTGCAGGGGGTGCGACTGCAGGTGTACATCGATGCAGGCGTACAGTTCCTGCAGGAGCTGCCAGCGGCCGTCGACAACGACGATGACGCGCCGGTGCTCGACCGTCCGGTCGAGCGGCTGCAACGCCGCGTAGCCAACCTGACCGCGCTGCTGGCCAGCCATTCGATGAGCCGGATGCAGGTGCAGCTGGCACGCAGCCACGCCATCGACCTGCTGGATCGTTACAGCGAGACGGTGCAGATCCTGCTGCCAATCTGGCGCCAGACCATCCAGGCGCTGCACAACAGCGACAACGCCAGCCCGCAGATGATCGCCAGCGCGGCCCAGGCACAGGACCAGCTGAAACAGGCCCTGCAGCAGTTGCTGCGCACATCGGCGGTGCCGGCATGA
- a CDS encoding TerC family protein — protein MQTIGNLWLWGGFAAVVVIALLVDLVLMRHGGPHKVTFKEALWWSIGWVVLALAFNGGLWFYLNETAGQVVANKVGLEFLTGYLVEKALAVDNIFVFLMIMSYFAVPEEQRQKVLIIGILGAIVLRTIMIFAGSVLITQFHWLLYVFGAFLLFTGWKMWFAAGQEPDLEANPALRWMRKHLRLLPDYEGSAMSVKRDGVRWFTPLFAVLILIAVTDVIFAVDSIPAIFAITTDPFIVLTSNVFAVLGLRAMFFLLAGMADRFHLLPYGLALVLAFIGVKMMIIDLFKIPTPISLGVVAVIIAATVVLSLKNPPKEGGA, from the coding sequence ATGCAGACGATCGGTAATTTGTGGTTGTGGGGCGGCTTCGCAGCGGTGGTGGTCATCGCCCTGCTGGTCGACCTCGTATTGATGCGCCATGGTGGCCCGCACAAGGTCACCTTCAAGGAGGCCCTGTGGTGGTCCATCGGCTGGGTGGTGCTGGCGCTGGCCTTCAACGGCGGCCTCTGGTTCTACCTGAACGAGACCGCCGGCCAGGTCGTGGCCAACAAGGTCGGCCTGGAGTTCCTGACCGGCTACCTGGTCGAGAAGGCGCTGGCGGTGGACAACATCTTTGTCTTCCTGATGATCATGAGCTACTTCGCGGTGCCGGAGGAACAGCGCCAGAAGGTGCTGATCATCGGCATCCTGGGTGCGATCGTGCTGCGTACGATCATGATCTTCGCCGGCAGCGTGCTGATCACCCAGTTCCATTGGCTGCTCTACGTGTTCGGCGCCTTCCTGCTCTTCACCGGCTGGAAGATGTGGTTCGCCGCGGGCCAGGAGCCTGACCTGGAAGCCAATCCGGCCCTGCGCTGGATGCGCAAGCACCTGCGCCTGCTGCCGGACTACGAAGGCAGCGCGATGAGCGTCAAGCGCGACGGCGTGCGCTGGTTCACCCCGCTGTTCGCGGTGCTGATCCTGATCGCGGTGACCGACGTGATCTTCGCGGTGGACAGCATCCCGGCGATCTTCGCGATCACCACCGACCCGTTCATCGTGCTGACCTCCAACGTGTTCGCGGTGCTCGGCCTGCGTGCGATGTTCTTCCTGCTGGCCGGCATGGCCGATCGCTTCCACCTGCTGCCGTACGGCCTGGCCCTGGTGCTGGCCTTCATCGGCGTCAAGATGATGATCATCGACCTGTTCAAGATCCCGACCCCGATCTCGCTGGGCGTGGTCGCGGTGATCATCGCCGCCACGGTGGTGCTGAGCCTGAAGAATCCGCCGAAGGAAGGTGGCGCCTGA
- a CDS encoding rhomboid family intramembrane serine protease: MNTNAPLPAGDAPADRNDRTRILRAFNASLAAVLVLVAVFALQDHFDWRPWAVAPLEAKGLLGLIGGPLLHASVEHIAANSAAILILGTLAGSVYPKATLRALPLLWVGSGIGAWMLGNPGSFHLGASGVTHGLMFLLASLGLLRRDRAAIATGLIGMLFYGGMLMTVLPHADGVSWQSHMGGAFAGIIAALLFRNADPLPPRPRYSWEDEEDEVEPLADDELEPPSPQRVPVLWQPREGQDYVVIPFRRPQDPRG, encoded by the coding sequence ATGAACACGAACGCGCCCCTGCCCGCCGGCGACGCGCCGGCCGACCGCAACGACCGTACGCGCATCCTGCGCGCCTTCAATGCCAGCCTGGCTGCCGTGCTGGTGCTGGTGGCCGTGTTCGCCCTGCAGGATCATTTCGACTGGCGACCTTGGGCCGTGGCACCGCTTGAAGCCAAGGGCCTGCTCGGCCTGATCGGCGGACCGCTGCTGCATGCCTCGGTCGAACACATCGCCGCCAACAGCGCCGCGATCCTGATCCTCGGCACCCTCGCCGGCAGCGTCTATCCCAAGGCCACGCTACGTGCCCTGCCCCTGCTCTGGGTTGGCTCGGGCATCGGTGCGTGGATGCTGGGCAACCCCGGCAGCTTCCATCTCGGCGCCAGTGGCGTCACCCACGGCCTGATGTTCCTGCTGGCCAGCCTCGGCCTGTTGCGCCGCGACCGCGCAGCCATTGCCACCGGGCTGATCGGCATGCTGTTCTACGGCGGCATGCTGATGACCGTGCTGCCGCACGCCGACGGCGTGTCCTGGCAATCGCACATGGGCGGAGCCTTCGCCGGCATCATCGCCGCACTGCTGTTCCGCAATGCCGACCCGTTGCCGCCGCGCCCGCGCTACAGCTGGGAGGACGAGGAAGACGAGGTCGAGCCGCTGGCCGACGACGAACTCGAGCCGCCGTCGCCGCAGCGCGTGCCGGTGCTGTGGCAGCCACGCGAAGGGCAGGACTATGTGGTGATCCCGTTCCGGCGGCCGCAAGACCCGCGCGGTTGA